GGGGCGGGTCGATATGGCGGGCTGTCATCTGCTGGATCAGATGACGGGCGAGTACAATCTGCCGTATATCCGTTCGATGCTGCCCAATGAGCAAGTGGCTGTCGTCAATCTGGTCAGCCGTTGGCAGGGCTTTATCGTGCCGACGGGCAATCCGCGGCTGATTACCAGCTGGGAGGAGTTCCTGTCGGGCCGGCATCGCATCGTCAATCGTCAGCGCGGCTCGGGGACGCGGGTCTTGCTCGACTTCAAGCTCCGGCAAGCGGGCCTCTCTGCCGAGAGCATTCCCGGCTACGAGCGAGAGGTGAGCACCCATTACGAGCTCGCCTCGGCCGTGCTGCGCGGAGAAGCCGACGCCGCGCTGGGGATCGAGAGCGCCGCCAGAGGGCTGGGGCTAGATTTTTACCCGGTGCAGGAGGAGCGCTACGATCTGGTGATCCCGGCCAGACTGCTAAACCAGGAGCGCTTTCGCGTATTTCTGGAGGTGCTCCGCGATCCGGCTTTCAAGCAGCAAGTAGTGGCTCTCGGCGGCTACGGGATCGCTTCCACCGGAAAAATCATCGACCGCACGTGAGGATATTCTTTTCAAGCTGATTTCAAAGGAGATGAGTGAGATGCATCGCAACCGTTCCCTGTTTACCTGTATGGTGATTCTCTTGAGCTTGTTTCTCGCCGCCTGTTCGACGGCATCGGTCGGCCCCGCAGCCACCTCCCCCTCCGCTCAGGGCAACGCACCCCAGTCTGCTGCTGCGGGAGAGGCGCCGCCGACAGGTGACGCCAATCCATCCGCGCAAACCGGCGCGAACGCATCATCAGCCGGCCAGGAGATCGTCCTGGCGACCACGACCAGCACGCAGGACTCCGGCTTGCTGGATGCCCTGCTGCCGCATTTTGAGCAAAGTACCGGGATCAAGGTAAAAGTGATTGCGGTCGGCACCGGCCAGGCAATCAAACTGGGAGAAGACGGCAATGCGGATGTCGTCCTCGTCCATTCGCGCAAGGCGGAAGACGAATTCGTCTCCAAAGGCTTCGGGATCAATGCCCACGATGTCATGTACAACCAGTTTTACATCGTCGGTCCCGAGCAGGATCCGGCGGGAGTCAAATCCGCCAAAAAAGCTGCCGAGGCCTTCGCCGCCATCGCTCGGAGCCAGGCGCTGTTCATCTCTCGCGGCGACGATTCCGGCACGGACAAAAAAGAGAAGAGCATCTGGAAAGAGGCGGGGATCACGCCTGAGGGCGACTGGTATCTCTCCTCGGGCCAGGGAATGGGCGCTACCCTGCAAATGGCGGATGAAAAAGGCGCCTATACCCTGACGGATGAAGCCACCTTTCTGTCGCGGAAAATGAATCTGCAGGTCCTCATGCAGGGGGACCAATCGCTTTTGAACCCGTACGGCATCATCCAGGTCAAATCGACGGCAAAGCCGGCAGAAGCGGAAAAGCTGATCCAGTTCTTCGTCGGAGCGGAGGGGCAGAAACGAATCGGCGAGTTTGGCGTGGACAAATACGGCAAAGGGCTGTTTGTCCCTGCGGCACAGAAGCGCTAGGAGCCCCGCCGCATGCATATGACTCCTGAGGTATGGGAGATCATCTGGCTCTCCCTGAAGGTGACGACTACTGCCATCCTGCTCGGCGCGTGCGCGGGCATCCCTCTGGGTGCCTTTCTCGGCCTGTATTCTTTCCCGGGAAAACGTCTCGCCGTCATCCTGATCTACACCTGCATGGGACTGCCTCCGGTACTGGTAGGCGTACTCGTCTACCTGCTGCTCTCCCGCTACGGCCCGCTCGGCTCCCTCGGCCTTCTGTTCACCCCGGAGGCGATGGTCATCGCTCAGTTCGTGCTGGTCACTCCCATCCTCGCCGGCCTGACCATGTCGGCTGTCCATTCCAAGGAGCGAG
This sequence is a window from Brevibacillus composti. Protein-coding genes within it:
- a CDS encoding substrate-binding domain-containing protein, yielding MHRNRSLFTCMVILLSLFLAACSTASVGPAATSPSAQGNAPQSAAAGEAPPTGDANPSAQTGANASSAGQEIVLATTTSTQDSGLLDALLPHFEQSTGIKVKVIAVGTGQAIKLGEDGNADVVLVHSRKAEDEFVSKGFGINAHDVMYNQFYIVGPEQDPAGVKSAKKAAEAFAAIARSQALFISRGDDSGTDKKEKSIWKEAGITPEGDWYLSSGQGMGATLQMADEKGAYTLTDEATFLSRKMNLQVLMQGDQSLLNPYGIIQVKSTAKPAEAEKLIQFFVGAEGQKRIGEFGVDKYGKGLFVPAAQKR
- a CDS encoding helix-turn-helix transcriptional regulator, giving the protein MERAYLTPEEVASVLKLSKYTVYEMIKRKELPAAKIGRALRILRADLDQFMRQHKSTQDVSAPIRSGAVPPDSGKTQLEIYFAGSHDLSLDLLSRALGKRGITLFPAYSGSMDGLIELYKGRVDMAGCHLLDQMTGEYNLPYIRSMLPNEQVAVVNLVSRWQGFIVPTGNPRLITSWEEFLSGRHRIVNRQRGSGTRVLLDFKLRQAGLSAESIPGYEREVSTHYELASAVLRGEADAALGIESAARGLGLDFYPVQEERYDLVIPARLLNQERFRVFLEVLRDPAFKQQVVALGGYGIASTGKIIDRT
- a CDS encoding ABC transporter permease: MHMTPEVWEIIWLSLKVTTTAILLGACAGIPLGAFLGLYSFPGKRLAVILIYTCMGLPPVLVGVLVYLLLSRYGPLGSLGLLFTPEAMVIAQFVLVTPILAGLTMSAVHSKERAYWETAKSLGASPWQLVATIIREARKGIWAGVAAAYGRAISEVGAVMLVGGNIEHHTRVMTTAIILETRMGNFSAGLQLGLVLLLISFLFNSFLVSGVLQQLKNNGRR